A genomic region of Raphanus sativus cultivar WK10039 chromosome 6, ASM80110v3, whole genome shotgun sequence contains the following coding sequences:
- the LOC108806774 gene encoding F-box/LRR-repeat protein At5g63520 isoform X2, producing the protein MEKSKKADMTFIASMNDDILQNILQRLPAKPFAFASCVNRSWNIVCNHILSRPKMVSAFSRNSDQLKAVEEAIDKALSEPIRPDFVIANVTCGYIGKTLDMITERVGTRVPVIVSVVEGVLGKESCNDKAGEVKHEVGLTNDDMFTGPSSFVVLLTVGYLPGIKVDVIPVIQAKEECEARIGDKLVMDIRNFVSAVSDDAAPACLMLFGVDTYVTEPIIRKLDYAMPAETIIVGDQRGEEFLHKRANELRKFEFHEDESKVLACLIFARDRHRPVEAGRVQFHTAISRGISPVDLRYKVANTLPSTLPKWPATLMTAKRIGEADVLNGEQILDDIEANQLGNPLRVDDPCIGVIKRRKYSVGLEQKPEIIASLVFHLVAGADEQYLTVKGAGIETGDDFQVYIPDLKVAEASLGAVSSQLRNIVSKPNKREVVGGFVFADSGRGDFFFGRPNADTSPFLENFPELRFGGVFCDGEIGRGLFVEEEESSSQGQGCLHVVSSVYLIVSYACS; encoded by the exons atggagaaatCGAAGAAGGCAGATATGACGTTCATCGCCTCAATGAACGACGACATTCTACAGAACATTCTCCAACGATTACCCGCGAAACCGTTCGCCTTCGCTTCCTGCGTTAACCGATCGTGGAACATCGTCTGCAATCACATCCTCTCTCGCCCCAAAATGGTCTCCGCTTTCTCCAGAAACTCCGATCAACTC AAAGCTGTAGAAGAAGCAATTGATAAAGCTTTGTCTGAGCCAATCCGACCAGATTTCGTCATTGCAAACGTTACATGTGGGTATATCGGAAAAACCTTGGATATG ATAACTGAAAGAGTGGGAACAAGGGTTCCTGTTATTGTATCCGTAGTTGAAGGAGTATTGGGAAAAGAATCGTGTAACGACAAGGCTGGAGag GTGAAGCATGAAGTTGGCTTAACTAATGATGACATGTTCACCGGTCCAAGTTCTTTTGTAGTGCTGTTGACCGTTGGCTACTTGCCAGGAATCAAAGTCGACGTTATTCCTGTAATTCAAGCAAAAGAG GAATGTGAAGCTAGAATTGGAGACAAATTAGTGATGGATATTAGGAATTTTGTGTCCGCAGTTTCAGATGATGCTGCCCCAGCCTGTCTTATGCTCTTCGGG GTTGATACTTATGTCACAGAACCTATCATTCGAAAATTGG ACTATGCCATGCCTGCTGAAACCATTATCGTGGGTGATCAAAGGGGGGAGGAATTTTTACATAAACGAGCTaatgaattaagaaaatttgAGTTTCATGAAGACGAGAGCAAAGTTCTTGCATGTCTAATCTTCGCAAGAGATAGACACAGACCCGTTG AAGCTGGGAGAGTTCAGTTTCACACTGCAATATCAAGAGGAATCTCACCGGTTGATTTGAGGTACAAGGTGGCTAATACTCTGCCTAGTACTCTGCCTAAATGGCCTGCTACACTTATGACGGCAAAAAGAATTGGAGAAGCAGAtgttctcaatggagaacagATTCTAGATGACATAGAAGCAAATCAG TTAGGAAACCCCCTCCGGGTGGATGATCCATGCATCGGAgtgataaaaagaagaaaatactCAGTTGGTTTGGAGCAGAAGCCAGAGATCATTGCCTCACTTGTGTTTCATCTAGTTGCTGG agccgatgaacagtatctaaCAGTCAAAGGCGCTGGAATCGAAACGGGTGATGATTTCCAAGTTTACATCCCTGACCTCAAAGTGGCTGAAGCATCACTGGGTGCTGTATCTTCTCAGCTTAGAAACATCGTGTCCAAACCGAATAAACGGGAGGTTGTTGGAGGTTTTGTTTTCGCTGATAGTGGACGTGGTGACTTCTTCTTTGGTCGTCCAAACGCAGATACCTCGCCGTTTTTGGAGAACTTCCCGGAGTTGCGTTTTGGTGGTGTATTCTGCGACGGTGAGATCGGAAGAGGCTTGTTCGTGGAGGAGGAAGAAAGTAGCAGTCAGGGTCAGGGATGTCTTCATGTTGTTAGTTCTGTTTATCTTATTGTCTCGTATGCATGTTCTTAA
- the LOC108806774 gene encoding F-box/LRR-repeat protein At5g63520 isoform X1: MEKSKKADMTFIASMNDDILQNILQRLPAKPFAFASCVNRSWNIVCNHILSRPKMVSAFSRNSDQLKAVEEAIDKALSEPIRPDFVIANVTCGYIGKTLDMITERVGTRVPVIVSVVEGVLGKESCNDKAGEVKHEVGLTNDDMFTGPSSFVVLLTVGYLPGIKVDVIPVIQAKEECEARIGDKLVMDIRNFVSAVSDDAAPACLMLFGVDTYVTEPIIRKLDYAMPAETIIVGDQRGEEFLHKRANELRKFEFHEDESKVLACLIFARDRHRPVAEAGRVQFHTAISRGISPVDLRYKVANTLPSTLPKWPATLMTAKRIGEADVLNGEQILDDIEANQLGNPLRVDDPCIGVIKRRKYSVGLEQKPEIIASLVFHLVAGADEQYLTVKGAGIETGDDFQVYIPDLKVAEASLGAVSSQLRNIVSKPNKREVVGGFVFADSGRGDFFFGRPNADTSPFLENFPELRFGGVFCDGEIGRGLFVEEEESSSQGQGCLHVVSSVYLIVSYACS; the protein is encoded by the exons atggagaaatCGAAGAAGGCAGATATGACGTTCATCGCCTCAATGAACGACGACATTCTACAGAACATTCTCCAACGATTACCCGCGAAACCGTTCGCCTTCGCTTCCTGCGTTAACCGATCGTGGAACATCGTCTGCAATCACATCCTCTCTCGCCCCAAAATGGTCTCCGCTTTCTCCAGAAACTCCGATCAACTC AAAGCTGTAGAAGAAGCAATTGATAAAGCTTTGTCTGAGCCAATCCGACCAGATTTCGTCATTGCAAACGTTACATGTGGGTATATCGGAAAAACCTTGGATATG ATAACTGAAAGAGTGGGAACAAGGGTTCCTGTTATTGTATCCGTAGTTGAAGGAGTATTGGGAAAAGAATCGTGTAACGACAAGGCTGGAGag GTGAAGCATGAAGTTGGCTTAACTAATGATGACATGTTCACCGGTCCAAGTTCTTTTGTAGTGCTGTTGACCGTTGGCTACTTGCCAGGAATCAAAGTCGACGTTATTCCTGTAATTCAAGCAAAAGAG GAATGTGAAGCTAGAATTGGAGACAAATTAGTGATGGATATTAGGAATTTTGTGTCCGCAGTTTCAGATGATGCTGCCCCAGCCTGTCTTATGCTCTTCGGG GTTGATACTTATGTCACAGAACCTATCATTCGAAAATTGG ACTATGCCATGCCTGCTGAAACCATTATCGTGGGTGATCAAAGGGGGGAGGAATTTTTACATAAACGAGCTaatgaattaagaaaatttgAGTTTCATGAAGACGAGAGCAAAGTTCTTGCATGTCTAATCTTCGCAAGAGATAGACACAGACCCGTTG CAGAAGCTGGGAGAGTTCAGTTTCACACTGCAATATCAAGAGGAATCTCACCGGTTGATTTGAGGTACAAGGTGGCTAATACTCTGCCTAGTACTCTGCCTAAATGGCCTGCTACACTTATGACGGCAAAAAGAATTGGAGAAGCAGAtgttctcaatggagaacagATTCTAGATGACATAGAAGCAAATCAG TTAGGAAACCCCCTCCGGGTGGATGATCCATGCATCGGAgtgataaaaagaagaaaatactCAGTTGGTTTGGAGCAGAAGCCAGAGATCATTGCCTCACTTGTGTTTCATCTAGTTGCTGG agccgatgaacagtatctaaCAGTCAAAGGCGCTGGAATCGAAACGGGTGATGATTTCCAAGTTTACATCCCTGACCTCAAAGTGGCTGAAGCATCACTGGGTGCTGTATCTTCTCAGCTTAGAAACATCGTGTCCAAACCGAATAAACGGGAGGTTGTTGGAGGTTTTGTTTTCGCTGATAGTGGACGTGGTGACTTCTTCTTTGGTCGTCCAAACGCAGATACCTCGCCGTTTTTGGAGAACTTCCCGGAGTTGCGTTTTGGTGGTGTATTCTGCGACGGTGAGATCGGAAGAGGCTTGTTCGTGGAGGAGGAAGAAAGTAGCAGTCAGGGTCAGGGATGTCTTCATGTTGTTAGTTCTGTTTATCTTATTGTCTCGTATGCATGTTCTTAA
- the LOC108836529 gene encoding uncharacterized protein LOC108836529 → MAEPPPPPPPNLMFSKARDVLATPSHQGLESVVSHLFIDQETTEYQTANALFNFLTRSFPNCLTLKLLNMYLSSSIPLHRSHLINLLLATLSHYKDRSFELSPVALSEIKPLVISCLRMQQEPAEIRNFRRIVSFIAYDVMILDHDGGWDELSECIYEVSCHDPLKALHVFADLPPMYERFVYNCGGVVVEKAEKVLLLPYQDRVDDWSLGLQAVVKLGVQVLDSELSNDMVKSYLTLLVEAASDLVEKGMEPFLVRGLADLEKFLGREKGMYNYNEDQCDFVSCFLSKIKDLGPLTKEATGRIHRLVKSTPSLVQQPQEHGPVSEREWSDRLNNLQPLEILRVFASTDVEERFREMAIRRLNDFLSDYISRESTDASLLRELQPLLISCLGEKERISERMLKVLGEVVYSVASEMMISHVELWDDLGYYIASHSETDFQRAVYIFQCLTMWLHEQFMDPIVEHLIPEINKRLYPPGDVLVDNSCWVLAFLGAFCAIIQLVEMEVYAGTVMEMADKMVDSVRELVERKMEVGFVRRAFRDLEIIVKKQMDWLRKDEYKLLKSLLERLYVIKGMTMESKMVLWRIKVFVDRGMADHVPA, encoded by the coding sequence ATGGcggaaccaccaccaccaccaccaccaaatcTCATGTTTTCGAAAGCGAGAGACGTTCTTGCGACTCCAAGCCACCAAGGTTTGGAGAGCGTCGTCAGCCATCTCTTTATAGATCAAGAAACCACCGAATATCAAACCGCGAATGCTCTCTTCAACTTCCTCACCCGTAGCTTCCCCAACTGCTTAACCCTAAAGCTTCTCAACATGTACCTCTCCTCTTCCATCCCCCTCCACAGATCTCACTTGATCAATCTCCTCCTCGCAACCCTCAGCCACTACAAGGACCGCAGCTTCGAACTATCTCCCGTCGCTCTCAGCGAGATCAAACCTCTCGTGATCTCTTGCTTGAGGATGCAACAAGAACCGGCCGAGATCAGAAACTTCAGGCGGATCGTTTCTTTCATCGCTTACGACGTTATGATACTCGATCACGACGGCGGTTGGGACGAGCTCAGCGAATGTATCTACGAGGTATCGTGCCACGACCCTCTAAAGGCGTTGCACGTCTTCGCGGACTTGCCTCCAATGTACGAGAGGTTCGTATACAACTGCGGAGGGGTGGTTGTGGAGAAAGCAGAGAAGGTGTTGCTTCTTCCTTATCAAGACCGAGTCGATGATTGGAGCTTGGGTTTGCAAGCTGTTGTGAAACTTGGGGTTCAAGTCTTGGACTCTGAGTTGAGTAACGATATGGTGAAGAGTTATCTTACTCTTCTTGTCGAGGCAGCGAGTGATCTTGTGGAGAAGGGTATGGAACCGTTTCTGGTACGAGGGCTTGCAGATCTCGAGAAGTTCTTGGGACGAGAGAAGGGGATGTATAATTACAATGAGGATCAATGTGATTTTGTGTCTTGTTTCTTGTCCaagatcaaagacttgggacCCCTAACGAAGGAGGCTACGGGGAGGATCCATCGTTTGGTTAAGTCTACCCCATCACTCGTTCAACAGCCACAGGAACATGGACCAGTTTCTGAACGTGAATGGTCTGATCGTTTGAACAACTTACAGCCGCTTGAGATCTTAAGAGTCTTTGCGTCCACTGATGTTGAAGAGAGGTTCAGAGAAATGGCAATCAGACGGCTCAACGATTTTCTCTCTGATTACATTTCAAGGGAGTCAACAGACGCTTCATTGTTGAGAGAACTTCAGCCACTGCTCATCTCTTGCCTTGgggaaaaagaaagaatctcTGAGAGAATGCTCAAAGTCCTTGGTGAGGTTGTCTACAGCGTTGCGTCTGAGATGATGATCTCCCATGTTGAGTTATGGGACGATCTTGGCTACTATATTGCATCACACAGCGAAACAGATTTTCAGAGAGCGGTCTATATCTTCCAGTGCTTAACAATGTGGCTTCATGAGCAGTTTATGGATCCTATAGTGGAGCATCTTATCCCAGAGATAAACAAAAGGCTATATCCACCGGGTGATGTTTTGGTAGATAACAGCTGCTGGGTCTTGGCGTTTTTGGGTGCCTTCTGTGCCATCATTCAATTGGTAGAGATGGAAGTTTATGCTGGAACGGTGATGGAGATGGCAGATAAGATGGTAGATTCAGTGAGAGAGCTTGTGgaaagaaaaatggaagttgGGTTTGTGAGGAGAGCTTTCAGAGATTTGGAAATCATTGTGAAGAAGCAAATGGACTGGTTACGTAAGGACGAGTACAAATTGCTTAAGTCTCTGCTTGAGAGACTCTACGTAATCAAAGGCATGACAATGGAAAGCAAGATGGTGTTGTGGAGAATCAAGGTGTTTGTGGACAGAGGAATGGCCGATCATGTGCCCGCTTAA
- the LOC130496866 gene encoding ankyrin repeat domain-containing protein 2B-like, giving the protein MGIAVGAEQNVAAEPEPEEAEEGEDEEESIVHQTASLGDVEGLKAALASGGNKDEEDSEGRTALHFACGYGEVKCAQVLVDAGANVNAVDKNKNTPLHYAAGYGRKECVSLLLENGAAVTLQNTDSKTPVDVAKLNNQLEVVKLLEKDAFL; this is encoded by the exons ATGGGTATAGCTGTTGGAGCTGAGCAGAATGTTGCAGCTGAACCTGAACCTGAGGAGGcggaagaaggagaagatgaagaagagtctATTGTTCATCAGACTGCTAGTCTTGGTGATGTTGAG GGTCTGAAAGCTGCGTTAGCATCTGGTGGTaacaaagatgaagaagactCTGAGGGAAGAACAGCATTGCATTTTGCATGTGGATATGGCGAG GTGAAATGTGCTCAAGTTCTTGTGGATGCTGGAGCAAATGTCAATGCAGtggacaaaaacaaaaacactccATTGCATTATGCCGCTGGTTACGGACGGAAAGAGTGTGTAAGCCTTCTCTTAGAGAATGGTGCTGCAGT CACTCTGCAAAACACAGACAGTAAAACTCCGGTTGATGTGGCAAAGCTTAACAATCAGCTCGAAGTTGTGAAGCTCCTTGAGAAGGATGCATTCCTCTAA